Proteins from a genomic interval of Trichocoleus sp.:
- the leuB gene encoding 3-isopropylmalate dehydrogenase, whose translation MTKQYRITLLPGDGIGPEILNVSVAVLKQVGQLDNLQFEFEEALIGGAAIDATNSPLPEETLATCRKSDAVLLAAIGGYKWDTLPNAQRPERGLLGLRAGLGLFANLRPAKILPQLIDASSLKREVVEGVDIMVVRELTGGIYFGQPKGIFESETGEKRGVNTMVYSESEIDRIGRVAFETARKRQGRLCSVDKANVLEVSQLWRDRMTKLSPEYADVELSHLYVDNAAMQLVRYPKQFDTIVTGNLFGDILSDAAAMLTGSIGMLPSASLGASGPGVFEPVHGSAPDIAGQDKANPIAQVLSAAMMLRYGLDEPKAADRIEQAVLKVLDAGYRTGDIMSEGMKAVGCQAMGDALLAALD comes from the coding sequence ATGACGAAGCAATACCGCATTACGCTATTACCAGGCGACGGGATTGGTCCCGAAATTTTGAACGTATCCGTGGCGGTGCTGAAGCAGGTGGGTCAGCTTGACAATTTGCAGTTTGAGTTTGAAGAGGCTTTGATTGGCGGTGCTGCGATCGATGCAACCAATAGCCCATTACCTGAAGAAACCCTGGCAACTTGTCGCAAGAGTGATGCGGTTCTGCTGGCAGCGATCGGCGGCTACAAGTGGGACACGCTCCCCAATGCTCAGCGTCCAGAGCGAGGACTCTTGGGGTTACGGGCAGGTTTAGGGCTGTTTGCCAATTTGCGCCCTGCCAAGATTCTGCCCCAGTTGATTGATGCCTCCAGCCTGAAGCGCGAGGTCGTGGAGGGGGTCGATATTATGGTCGTGCGCGAACTCACGGGCGGCATTTATTTTGGGCAGCCTAAAGGCATTTTTGAGTCTGAAACGGGTGAGAAGCGCGGCGTTAATACAATGGTCTACTCGGAAAGCGAAATCGATCGCATTGGACGAGTTGCTTTTGAAACAGCTCGCAAGCGGCAGGGAAGGCTCTGCTCAGTGGACAAGGCAAATGTGCTGGAGGTGTCGCAGCTTTGGCGCGATCGGATGACGAAGCTCTCCCCAGAATATGCAGATGTTGAGCTGTCTCACCTTTATGTAGACAATGCGGCAATGCAGTTGGTGCGCTATCCGAAGCAGTTTGACACGATTGTGACGGGCAACCTGTTTGGCGATATTCTCTCCGATGCAGCCGCGATGCTCACCGGAAGTATTGGCATGTTGCCTTCTGCCAGTCTGGGTGCTTCGGGTCCCGGCGTCTTTGAGCCTGTTCATGGCTCTGCTCCCGATATTGCTGGACAGGACAAAGCCAACCCGATCGCCCAAGTTTTGAGTGCCGCAATGATGCTGCGCTATGGATTGGATGAGCCAAAAGCTGCGGATCGGATTGAGCAAGCTGTGCTAAAAGTGCTTGATGCAGGTTATCGAACTGGCGATATCATGTCGGAAGGCATGAAGGCAGTTGGCTGTCAGGCAATGGGTGACGCTCTGCTGGCAGCACTGGACTAA
- a CDS encoding threo-3-hydroxy-L-aspartate ammonia-lyase, translating into MNSSLPPVCHADIEAAARRLKDQAHLTPVKTSSTVNDRTQAQVFFKCENFQRTGSFKFRGAYNALAQLTPAQRQQGVLAYSSGNHAQAVALAGKLLEIPTTIIMPQDAPAVKQAATRGYGAEVILYDRATTDREALCQQIAQERGATVIPPYNHPQVIAGQGTAAKELFEAVGALDLLLVCCGGGGLLSGSAIAAHAHSPNCRVIGVEPDRADDATRSFRTKTLQTVHNPDTIADGARTPFLGTLTFPLVLHYVHDMITVSDEALLRSMFFLWERLKIVVEPTGALAATPLLEGIIQAPGQRIGVIISGGNVDFTQMLKRL; encoded by the coding sequence ATGAACTCCTCTCTTCCCCCCGTTTGTCATGCTGACATTGAAGCAGCTGCCCGACGGCTCAAAGACCAGGCACATCTCACGCCTGTTAAAACTTCAAGCACTGTCAACGATCGCACCCAAGCACAGGTTTTCTTTAAGTGTGAGAATTTTCAGCGCACCGGATCGTTTAAGTTTCGAGGCGCTTACAATGCTCTGGCACAACTCACTCCAGCCCAGCGACAGCAAGGCGTTCTTGCCTATTCTTCGGGAAACCATGCTCAAGCGGTTGCCCTTGCCGGAAAGCTGCTAGAGATCCCCACGACGATCATCATGCCGCAGGATGCACCTGCCGTGAAGCAAGCCGCAACGCGAGGCTATGGAGCAGAGGTCATTTTGTATGATCGCGCCACAACCGATCGCGAAGCCCTCTGTCAGCAAATTGCCCAGGAACGAGGCGCAACCGTAATTCCACCTTACAATCATCCCCAGGTGATCGCTGGACAGGGAACTGCCGCAAAAGAGCTGTTTGAAGCAGTAGGTGCGCTGGATCTGCTGTTAGTTTGCTGCGGGGGTGGGGGTTTACTGTCAGGCAGTGCCATTGCTGCTCATGCGCACTCGCCCAACTGCCGAGTCATCGGGGTAGAGCCTGATCGCGCTGATGACGCAACTCGCTCTTTCCGCACAAAAACCCTACAAACCGTTCACAACCCCGATACGATCGCCGACGGAGCCAGAACGCCTTTTCTAGGAACGCTGACTTTTCCGCTCGTGCTGCACTACGTCCATGACATGATCACTGTTTCCGATGAAGCCCTGCTGCGATCGATGTTTTTCCTCTGGGAACGGCTCAAAATTGTGGTAGAACCCACTGGCGCTCTCGCAGCAACGCCCCTACTTGAAGGAATCATTCAAGCCCCCGGTCAGCGAATTGGCGTGATCATCAGCGGTGGCAATGTCGATTTTACTCAAATGCTTAAACGGCTTTAG
- a CDS encoding chorismate lyase: MTPAIRPIQSLIVPTDWYALQPLWEGDETEVQQGLPHEQLAPAWQMLLLGDGSPTRHLQLLTGEPTEVDVIDMSLIGDLPDGAPAVIQAVPSPWLRRQVWLRTPSGQRLAYATSWWEASHVDEYLQNRSLPIWANLARLRTELYRDIQGIHYGHSQPLARAFEQSGPFWGRHYLFWHHGKPITLIYEVFSPYLQKYLGQAKSS, from the coding sequence TTGACTCCAGCCATCAGACCCATCCAGAGTCTTATCGTACCGACCGATTGGTACGCCCTTCAGCCTTTATGGGAAGGCGATGAAACGGAGGTGCAGCAAGGGCTACCTCACGAACAACTCGCCCCAGCCTGGCAGATGCTTCTCTTAGGAGACGGTTCACCCACCCGACATTTGCAGCTCTTGACTGGAGAGCCGACGGAGGTGGATGTGATTGATATGTCGCTGATTGGTGATCTGCCAGACGGGGCACCAGCGGTAATCCAGGCAGTTCCAAGCCCCTGGTTGAGGCGGCAGGTTTGGCTCCGCACGCCTTCTGGACAACGGCTCGCCTATGCCACCTCCTGGTGGGAAGCCAGCCATGTCGATGAATATCTGCAAAATCGATCGCTCCCCATTTGGGCAAATTTGGCTCGCCTCCGCACAGAGCTATATCGCGATATTCAAGGGATACACTACGGGCATTCTCAGCCATTGGCGCGAGCCTTTGAGCAATCAGGACCTTTTTGGGGAAGGCACTACCTGTTCTGGCATCACGGCAAGCCCATCACTTTAATCTATGAAGTATTTTCACCCTACCTACAAAAATATCTGGGTCAGGCAAAGTCAAGCTAA
- the surE gene encoding 5'/3'-nucleotidase SurE gives MKLLISNDDGIFSLGIRTLANTLAAAGHQITVVAPDRERSATGHGLTLHQPIRANRVETGFDPAIDAWACSGTPSDCVKLALGALLESPPEMVLSGINHGSNLGTDVLYSGTVSAAMEGVIEGIPGIALSLTSFSSQEFQPAANFAQTLLESLEKTPLPHLMLLNVNVPAVPASDIAGVAFTRQGVRRYVDQFEKRVDPRGKTYYWLAGELLEDVDQTELAAAEQAKLEAIGAGMHWLHQIPTDVESIRQNYITITPLQYNLTCASGLWNLQDWHLNLKPLRQ, from the coding sequence ATGAAGCTTTTAATTAGCAACGACGACGGCATTTTCTCTTTGGGAATTCGGACACTGGCAAATACCCTTGCTGCAGCCGGACATCAAATTACAGTGGTTGCACCGGATCGAGAGCGATCGGCAACCGGGCATGGTCTGACGCTGCATCAGCCAATCCGGGCAAATCGCGTTGAGACAGGGTTTGATCCAGCGATCGATGCCTGGGCTTGTTCGGGCACGCCGTCTGATTGTGTCAAACTGGCACTGGGTGCATTGCTGGAAAGCCCACCAGAGATGGTGCTGTCGGGGATTAATCATGGCTCTAATCTGGGCACTGATGTCCTGTACTCTGGAACGGTTTCAGCGGCAATGGAAGGGGTGATTGAGGGCATTCCGGGTATTGCCTTAAGTTTGACTAGCTTTTCTTCTCAGGAATTTCAGCCTGCGGCAAATTTTGCCCAAACCTTGCTCGAATCCCTGGAGAAAACGCCGCTACCTCACCTCATGCTGCTCAATGTCAATGTTCCTGCTGTGCCTGCCTCAGACATTGCTGGGGTTGCTTTCACCCGGCAGGGAGTTCGGCGCTATGTTGATCAGTTTGAAAAACGGGTCGATCCGCGCGGTAAAACCTACTACTGGTTGGCAGGCGAACTTTTGGAAGACGTAGACCAAACCGAACTGGCAGCCGCAGAGCAGGCGAAGTTAGAGGCGATCGGGGCAGGGATGCACTGGCTACATCAAATTCCAACAGATGTTGAGTCCATTCGACAGAACTACATCACCATTACCCCGCTACAATACAATCTCACCTGTGCTTCTGGGCTGTGGAATTTGCAGGACTGGCATCTGAACCTGAAGCCCCTTAGACAGTGA